The Pecten maximus chromosome 17, xPecMax1.1, whole genome shotgun sequence DNA segment TTTGTATAATTACCCGTCACGGTAGGAATACATGGTTTGTATAAATACCTGTCACGGTAGGAGTACATGGTTTGTATAATTACCCGTCACGGTAGGAATACATGGTTTGTATAATTACCTGCCACGGTAGGAATACATGGTTTGTAAAATTACCCGCTACGGTAGGAGAACATGATTTGTATAATTACCTGTCACGGTAGGAATACATGGTTTGTATAATTACCTGTCACGGTAGAAATACATGGTTTGTATAATTACCTGCCACGATAGGAGTACATGGTTTGTATAAATACCTGCCACGGTAGGAATACATGGTTTGTATAATTACCTGCCACTGTAGGAATACATGGTTTGTATAATTACCTGCCACGGTAGGAATACATGGTTTGTATAATTACCCATCACGGTAGGAGTACATGGTTTGTATAATTACCTGCCACGGCAGGAGTACATGGTTTGTATAATTACCTGTCACGGTAGGAGTACATGGTTTGTATAATTACCTGTCACGGTAGGAGTACATGGTTTGTATAATTACCTGTCACGGTAGGAATACATGGTTTGTATAATTACCTGCCACGGCAGGAGTACATGGTTTGTATAATTACCTGTCACGGTAGGAGTACATGGTTTGTATAATTACCTGTCACGGTAGGAATACATGGTTTGTATAATTACCCGCCATGGTAGGAATACATGGTTTGTATAAATACCTGTCACGGTAGGAATACATGGTTTGTATAATTACCTGCCATGGTAGCTAGGAGTACATGGTTTGTATAATAACCTGTCACGGTAGGAATACATGGTTTGTATAAATACCTGTCACGGTAGGAGTACATGGTTTGTATAATTACCCGTCACGGTAGGAATACATGGTTTGTATAATTACTGGCCACGGTAGGAATACATGGTTTGTATAATTACCTGTCACGGTAGGAATACATGGTTTGTATAATTACCTGCCACGGTAGGAGTACATGGTTTGTATAATTACCTTCCACGGTAGGAGTACATGGGTTTGATGAGGAAAATTCCTGACTCTTGTTCTATAGAGTCAAGTGTCTCCATCAGTAGATTTGCGAGGCGTAGTCTCTCCGAACCCATCTGGTCCATTTTGTCGGCCCAAGTCTTCGCCCGCTGTGGATGTACAGAAGTAAGGTAAGTGATACCAGTCAATCAACccaaaaatttataaataatttcattttcatacaaAAGTTGACAAAACAGTCAGTAGAAAATTTTCTAGGGTGATTAACTCGAAACtaacatattacatttacaACTGAATAGGCAGTAAGATTATTCAAATCGTAGCTTTTTATGAGATTTTCAACGCATTTCAAATTTGACATAGATCTGTATAATATAGAGACTGTGTATTATTTGTAAAATCTTCAATGACTCCATTTTAATATTCTACCTCATTCTGAAGAGCCTCCATCTTGTCGAGAATCTCAAACACGTTTTCGTTAAGGCTTTTGCTCTTCTTGACATTTTCTGAAAAGACAAACGAAATGTAAAAACAATCTCATTGAAACAAGAAAATAGTAAAGATACTATCACGTCAAACAAATTGGGAAGATTTTGAAttaatgacaaaaaaataacacGATTTTGATTCCTCTtcagtaaatataaataattcatatagTAAAATACAACTCCTCACCTTCAATTTCCTTCATGCGACTATGGTGGACGTATTTACGAACAAGGTGGGCAAATCTCTGAGCTGGTAGCCCAACATAGTCCTCCATCTTGTCTAATGCATCCTGggaattataaattataattcaatttaaaattaaaataaatttaaaatttaataaaataaaataaaataaattcaaattaaaataaattaaatttggGAATTGTAAAatcatatacataatatttaaattgaaccTGGATTAACGGataaagattttaacatgtGTATGAATAGATATTTCCCAAAATTATTGTACCTGAAGTGATTTTCATCACAACTGTACAAAACAGACTCTTACTTATCTataaagaaaaacagaaaatgCAGAATTATTATCAACAGGTAAACGACCCACATAACAAGTATTTTTCGTGcaacaagttatctcccttttacctTGTATTTATCTGCATTCATTTTCTGGTCGTTTACTGCTCTTTTCATTATTTTGGAATTTCTCTCCGAGTCCAGCCTGGTAAACATTATAGCTGAATCTGTCGTTCCctgataataatgaaatatatttcatggtGATATTCATTTAAGTCcaggaaaataataataataataaaaaataactcAGCTTTGCCCTATAGGCATGAACAGATATGGTgttctcccatacttcacagagaattttttttttgtagtgaAAATACATATCTGTCTTTAATCTGGTAGGGAAAGACAGCTAATGTCAACACATCAGGGCTCAAAGAGGAcatttttaccaggtggcctatttggctaccaagtcataaaatctaggagccaattggaaaagttatTCATTAGCCAAGTTGTCTTAActttcaaaaaaatcttttaattctctaatacagtataacatctctgtaACATTTTCGATTGTAAAAGTCAATTTAGCATTTACtgcaacctttgaaagattaaccaaatcacatatttacacaattttttagtggccatgcaggcgccttataggtcaataactggtcaccaatggtgaatttaaggcgccatggccactaaaataggtaACACTTTGAGCCCTGCGCATGCTACGATGTCATAATGACGAATTGTTGACATGAcgtcattgttttatttccctGACGTCATAGAAATTGTTGTGAACTGGCAATGTCCTGTGTCAGTTGTGATTTAAATCTTtataaaaagtaaacaaacttgtTTACTTACGTGGGGTGATGTGGTATCAGACTGAGGTCGGAGCCGACTGGACGACCTTCCAAGGTTAGACAACTCTCGCTGTAACTCATTAATGGTGTCCTGCATCTCCATCATGACAACGGTGTTATGtctgtaaccatggaaacaaatatgTTAATGACTAATAACATTCGTTTTTGTGACTCAGATTATGAACTATATCGCATGGTTTGTACAGATTTTCCATACCAAAATTTTTCCAGCACTTTTTCCGAATTTTCCAGGTGTTTTTGTCCAAACTTATAGAACTTATAAAGATTTGTCTTTTAACATGatgaaaattttttaaaatgtgtccTTTAAGTAAAAGTCTTCAAAAGACTTTGCTTGTAATAAATAATCATTGCAGTCCAGATATtatcaaaaatcaaattaaatcgTGCTGAAAATCAAAACctttttaccatttttttttggATAAATTACTCATTTTTAAGTAATCTGAAAAATACAGCAGGTATGaattccagtacttttcaagcaTTGACTCCAAATTTCAGCACTTTTCATCATCTGTAGGAACCCGTTTATTGCCATTATAAACACAAAGTTAAGGAATTTTAATTTAAGAGTGACAGGTAAATGACATCGTAAACCTGACGACAACATTGACCTACCTAATTTGTTCCTCGTGTTTCCTGGTATCACTCGTCAGCTGGTGCTGTCTGTAACATAAACACAATGACTATCAACAACATAACACTTTAAGTTGTCTCTTCAGCTGtttatacttctgactgtataaatagaggttacacaacgagtgattgttggatatggaatttatttcacacgagtaagttattttttaaaagttacaaaagacacgagctttagcgagtgttttttgcaacttttaaaaaataacttacgagtgtcaaataaattccatatccaacaatttcgagtcctgtgacctgtttctaccacaataatatcggcttgaatcaaagggaaacgtggccaaggttaatttcgcgtatgcaaataaagtgtaccggtgacgtccgggacccggtgatgtgacgtcattagattattgatgatgtcaataacaattgcagcttgggtcaaagttcaccgtgttagccaatcaaaatgcgtacagagtttataccacatgtggtataaacagattgttaattaacagctgtaatgattaactgatggtctgagagttgaataacacagggtattgtggtagaaatatatatacattcttttCTTAATGATCCAGAAAAATCCAGttccaaaaacaaaattttaataggGCAATGATAAAGTCAGgcgtcagtaaagtcaggtgtcagtaaagtcaggtgtcagtaaagtcagttgTCAGTAAAGAGagatgtcagtaaagtcaggtgtcagtaaagtcagttgtcagttaagtcaggtgtcagtaaagtcaggtgtcagtaaagtgagatgtcagtaaagtcaggtgtcagtaaagtcaggtgtcaatAAAGCCAGGTGTCAGTGAAGTCAGGCGTCAGTAAAGTCAGTTGTCAGttaagtcaggtgtcagtaaagtcaggtgtcagtaaagtgagatgtcagtaaagtcaggtgtcagtaaagtcaggtgtcaatAAAGCCAGGTGTCAGTGAAGTCAGGCATCAGTAAAGTCAgttgtcagtaaagtcagttgtcagtaaagtcaggtgtcaatAAAGCCAGGTGTCAGTGAAGTCAGGCATCAGTAAAGTCAGTTGTCAGttaagtcaggtgtcagtaaagtcaggtgtcagtaaagtcaggtgtcagtgaagagaggtgtcagtaaagtcagttgTCAGtgaagtcaggtgtcagtaaagtcaggtgtcagtaaagtcagttgTCAGTAAAGTGagatgtcagtaaagtcaggtgtcagtaaagttaTGCGTCAGTAAATTCAGGCGTCAGTAAAGTCAGGCGTCAGTAAATTCAGGCGTCAGTAAATTCAGGCATCAGTAAACTTAGGTTTAATGACAGATGTCAGTAAAATTCAGGCGTCATTCATATATTAGTCAGATGACAGTTAAATAAGGTCAGGGTGAATCTGGGTCCAGTGTAAGGGATAAGAGGTCCCTGGGATACGTACAGCCGGTCATACTGTTCCTGAAGCTCCCGGAGTGCAATACGGTCCGATACATCGCTCTTTGCGGAGAATTGTGAGTGATGACTGGCGCGAGTGACAGTGGGTCCCCGACCAGACTCAGCAGACTTGGGGCCGACGACAGCTTGTGTGGTATCCCTGGACATGATCATACCGCCTCCAGTAAGGGAGGATACCATTGGCTCCTGAAATAAGTTACAGTCATTACCATTGGATGTTTACCTCTGAGGGCTTAGTGATAAGATTATGGATAAGCCTCTGGGGTAAGGGGCAAGtttctgtttttatatttttgtttgtttggcatttttcacaaatttatatattcagATTTAAAAGGACAAGGCTCGATAGAAGGACTGAAGGGTCAAAGGTCGAATGTGTGTGACTTACGCGGTCAGCCTGGAGAATACTGGACAGTACACTAAGGATTTCCTCGAACACTGGAACAGTCAACAAGAACACATGTAAAGATCTGCCAGTATGGTAAGTTTTAAGTACACACCAAAATGAGCTAAAATTTCTATCAAAAATCACACATTACAATCAGAGGAAATTCATGGTAAAGTTTGAATACtaatcattatttttattctgGTATAGCTTCTCAAATTTTACACAgaaatttataattaatgattcctaatacaaatgtgtatttacAACCACTGATTCATTATACACATGTGGTCATTATACAAAGTGGTTCCTTCTACAGAGGTGGTCCTCATTGAAGTGATTCCTGATACATAGTGATTCTTAATACACTGGTGGTCCTAATACTTAGCTAGTCTTTATCACAGGTCTTAGCtagtctttatacacaggtgtCTTTTAGGAGGTCCTTATACACAGTGATTCTTTATACACAGTGATTCGTTATACACAGGTAACTTACCGTGATAAACGTTGTGTGTCATTCCCTCTATCTGGGGCTCCACCTTGCCTGTACTGTTGAATGTCTTGGTGTCGATATCCTCCAGAATCCCACTAGGCTGCAGCATATCTGTGATTATAAATTAAACCATTCTGTCTGATCTGACACCGTTAACAAACTGACATGCTggtcagattaacctgtctaatctgacacatTCAATGACACAAATAATGGTCAGCTAAACATGTTTAATCTGACAGCTTCAATGATACAGCATACTGGTAATATTAACCTGTGTAATCCGACACCTTCAATGacacaacatattggtcagattaacctgtctTATCCGACATTTTCAATGacacaacatattggtcagacCAACTGTTTAATCTGACACCTTCAATGATGCAACATACTGGTCAGATCAACCTGTTTAATTTGACACCTTCAATGATACAACATGCTGGTCAGATCAACCTGCTTAATCTGTCATTTTCAATGACAAAAAATACTGGTCATGTTTAAACCTGTCTGATCCGACACCTTCAATGACACAACATACTGGTCATACTTACCTGTCTTATCCAACACCTTCACTGACACAATGTACTggtcagattaacctgtctaatcagACATCTTCAAATACACAACATACTGGTCggataaacctgtctaatatgacTCCATATCAAACTTTCAAAGATGCCAATTAATCTCAAGTAAAATTTCTCACTATAGCCCAATCATTGAGTAATGATGATTATGTTTCTTATATTTATAGGAAATTGACCAATAAAAACCTACCTCTATCGACCATAAGTTTGCTGAGAGCATTCCTGAATTGGACCACGCCCTCGTACAGGCGCAGGTACTCGGAGACGACTGGATGGTCCGCACCGACTTGTGATAATCTGTAAAAGATTAAACAGAAATATTAAAGTCCCAGGGTATCAAATGTCAATGAAGGTCATATGTCAccataattaattatatacatagtGACCTTTCTGAACTTAAGATTTGACCTTTACTGACCttaatgtattatttcaatCAATCAACTTTTCAGATTGTCTGAAGAAGTTTTTGAATGTTTCAAAACCTATAATATTATACAGATGATGCTCTGTGAAACAAAAGAGTGGTACAAAATTACGATTTTTGCTGTTTCATCAACAATTAAATTGATCTTCAGTAGGGTGCAAGGCTGAAGAAGTATGCAGAATTCAAATAATAACAATGTGGACTGAAAAGAATTACACTTTAACTGGGAGAGTTATTGAACtgatatattttctttactTACTGAACTTAAGATCTTTAAACAAGCATTCTAAGAGTATTTCTAATGGGGAGGAAAATTATAGTCCCCCCGGTTTCACTGGTAGGAGACTAATAACATACTTCATCTgctatgaccttgacttactttGATGAACTTTGACCTCTCTGCCCTGGGGGTGGGGATGTTCCCATCTCCATCGTCTGCTCTCTCTTCATAtctaaaacataaaaacattttgtagGTAACAACAGACATCTGATGTATATAGCGACTCAAATATCcaattataatttatatcttTGAACTTTAATTGAAATTAACATCTTACCGTCAATTTCATTGTATGgtatgtcatcatcatcatcctcgtCTATCAGTTGATCGTCCTCTAAGGATCGCTGTGAAGGGATCGATATTGCGGGTGACTTGGTTCGGCGGTCCTCAACAGCTGCACGAACCTCGCCCAACTTGTTACGATACTCCTTCCTCAAGGAAGCTCGACTCAGGGCAGAGCACGCGCGGATCTCTTCCTCTGTTTTAGGCACAATCTGAGTCTGGGTCTgtcaaatgtttgaaatatagaGCATCTAATAACCATAACTTTTGAATAGATCTTCATGGTAAGTCAAATGTTTGACATTTATTCGACCAATCAAAAATTTGGAATAACTCTGGGTCATCAGaatgtttgaaaattaatttataaGACTTAACTAACTTTTTAATTGAAGATGCATTTccataaatatcaattaactcTTTTGAGCATTCCattaattttaatcaaattgaagataaactaaaacataaatacttcagaaatgtaaaattataacAGTCTCTAGCTAGTCTATAATAGACTCATGATCAGAAGCCTGAAATAAAATGTGCTCCAGTGACATCATCGATGTCTGTGCTCCTGTGAcatcatcaatgtctgtgttatatttatcatTGGTTTCCTCCGACAATATAATCATGATCTTTTATTCTCACAAGGAATATTTGTGTCATATTTGTTCCAGGTGTAAAGATAATATTAAATTTtctaattgtttttttttgtaaaactcTGAAATACAagtataatttacaaaataccaTGCACTTGGTTAAAATTATATTGTTCAATATTTAATCTTTAGATCACTTAACCTGATCATTAAACTGTTattaacataattttattttcataattaatgGATCAGTTTCGTCCATTAACAAACCAGAACTTTTCTATATAACATTTCTCTCCTTCTGAATTTTACATATAATGCAGTGATTCAATTAAAGTTGTATTGACTATAGAAGTTTCAGGACAATATTTTTAACATCCTTATCTACACAATATATTTCTTTTGCACAGTTTTTTATTCTTAAACCAAACATCTTATTCTCTCCTGATAATTAAGCAAAGAACTGCTTTTATCAATAGTGCTTACAACAGAAATTACCAATTTTATTCCATACCAAGTTttgtaaccatgacaacaagATAAACTGGTGTCTAGTTCAGTGAACATTAAGTGTGTAGTTAAAGGTTGGTAAGATTTCCACCAGGAGTTCTGGTAATTGTTTGTAGTATCagatacaggtatgatatgaaGATTTATACAGGTATGAAGAATTACAGGTATGAAGATTTTTACAGGTATGAAGAATTACAGGTATGaagatttgtacaggtatgaAGATTTATACAGGTATGAAGAATTACAGGTATGACAGCTGGTATGAAGATTTTTACAGGTATGAAGATTTATACAGATATGAAGATTTATACAGGTATGAAGATTTTTACAGGTATGAAGATTTATACAGGTATGAAGATTTATACAGGTATGAAGGTTTATACAGGTATGAAGATTTATACAGGTATGAAGGTTTATACAGGTATGAAGATTTATACAGGTATGAAGATTTATACAGGTATGAAGATTTATACAGGTATGAAGATTTATACAGGTATGACAGCTGGTATGAAGATTTTTTACaggtatgaaacaaattaagcacaataattcaatatacaCTACGGATTATAACTATGACAACCCTTTTTGGGATTTTTCTTATAATCCACTCCCTATCCCCTCAAAAAGGAGAGAAAAATCACCCTATTTTGGCAAATATTAATTGTATATCTTATACATCTTCCATTTCATTCAGTCTTCATATCTatcaaataatgaattattcatCATTTATATGCAAATTTTTCCTCATACATATTCATTATGAATATTTATTCATCAGAAAAGGAGctgaaaaatattttacatcaatattagACAAAGTTTACCAAAACAGTGATTATCATCAAATGTGGAAGATTTGATTTCTGGAATAAAGAGAAAATCTGGAATAAATACTGGTGAGGAGTCAAAGAATTATCTAAAGTTAAAATTACTCAAGTATACaccaaaacataaaaaatctcAATAATTCAGCATCAAATAGTTCATATGTTATTCAGGATTTAAGGATATAAAAAACATGTGGTGCGTCATTTTCAACAAATTGTAATATCAATATCCttgttacaaattaaatttcatttcgatgacataaatattgaaaatattaaaattaaacattaaaatacaacaCTGTTCAATCAGTTATACTAAGGCCAAAATAATCCATAAAATAGTTTAGATTTTTTTAGGGAGAATTTAAGAACAGAAAAGAAATAAGATATGAGAGATCTATACTAAATATTATCAATGTTCTGGCCTGGTTAATATGTTGTAGATTCTTCCGGTATATAAACAAGTTTGTGTGATTGTGCTCCATTCCAGTCACTGAGGACGCAGAAAGGATGaaaaatacatcataatatataaattggtgGAAGTTTGTGCATTTTCCTGTAGTTGATAAAAATGTCAGAAAGAATtacacaaagggagataatccagaCAAACAACCcactatcagtagaatttcaaaaataatcGCACTTATCAAcacaaattttgtttaatacaattttacttCATATTTCATGAATTTAATTATTACTGATCAACCTATAGATTATTCTGTACAccaattatctccctttgttagAGAATATTCGTTTTTTATGATTTCTGGTCACCTCTGGAGTAGTGACAAAATTTCCCATGGTGCCTTGCATCCCTGTATGAATGGTTAGTATACTGTCCTCATCTATAGTTTCTCTGAACCTCTGTACTGGTCGAACGTTCTCAACTTGGTCAGTTTTAGAAAACGGCTTCTCAACCATTTTGTGATCTCTGGAGTCCGAATAAATAGCCTGATTTAACTTGCCTATATCTGCGTTTGTTTGGGAAGGAAAGGCATTTTCCATAACGACGTGAACTGGACCCTTTCCCACTGGAAATAGTCCAGGGGAAATAACATTTCGTCTTGTAAGGGATAAATCGGAATTAGATTTCTGtgaccttttgacctttgaTGGTTTTCTACTAGATGGTAAGACATTGTTGCTGGGTTCGGTGAAATTGTCCTGCATTAAAGGCAGACCTGTGACCTTCAACTTCTCACGGTCATACAATGAAGGGTCAAAATGTTGTGTCATGACCTCTGggattttgacctctgaccttatgACCTTTCTTTGATTTTTGAAATCAGAACCATACAATTGTAATTTTGATCCAATTCTGATTGTATCTAATCTAGAAGCTTCAGATTCAATGTTTTCGTTTTCATGACCAGAAAGGGTGTCTATATTCTGGACACTGCTTTCATCATCATTGACCTCTACTCCATCACCATGGTAACTGTCCCAATTGTCCTTGACATCAATGTCATCAGCATGTTCATCCTTAGGGTAAGTAATATCAACCTTTTTGATGAACTTGGAGTctatgacctctgaccttgacGTTGCAGATGACCCCTTACTCTCGACCTTTGCACTACAATCTGAGACAGACAAAGGAACCTTTAggtctgattggctgattttcTCAGCCTGTGATTGGTCAGAATCTACCTCATTCTGGTAAGTTGTACGGTCATTGGTGGGTTGTTCTGATTGGTTAGGACTCATTGATTTGACTAAATTATCTTGTTGGGCGTCATTGCTCTTTTGTGATTGGCTAGCATCATCAGAGCACAtttttgattggtcagttgaAATGTTGTCTTGTTCTTTAAATACAAAAGACATGTCTGTTAATTCTGAATTCTCACTCTGTTTCTCAATGGGAGAATTTTTCAAAACCTCTGGTGTTTGTAAATCCCCCTGCTTTTCTGGATCAAAAATCGTCTGAGTTTCTGAATTTTGTTCATTTTCCAAACTAGTTTCCCCAGAAATCATTTCAGATGGAAGTTTAGACTGTTCAAAATTTTCGGAAGATTCAGATATTTCTAAGTTTGATGGTTTGTTACAATCTTCAGCCACTGAAtttttttgagaattttcaaCTTGTTCAAAATTACATGAGCTGTCAccattttcaataatttcaaactTTTCGTCATTTTCAGACTTATCAGAAACATCAATAACTCCAGCCCTATcgaaactttcaatattttcagaCTGTTCAGAATGTTCGACAGTTTGAGGCTGATGAGAAACTATAGCAGGGTCAGAATCCGTGATGATGTCCTCAGCTGCCTCTTTGATCTGAAAACAACACCAATCACACACAACAGGTCAACCAATGTGAAAAGTCAAAATGACATATATGACTATAAAttgtttcaaatgaaaaaaacaaattgacatcTCCACATTTTAGGTAGCTTTTGTTGGTTTAAATGTACAGATTTAGTCTGAAGTATTGGAAGTGATTTATAGGATATCAGTGTCAGGAGGGCATTGTACTGGCCTTTTACTGAAATCAGTCTGATATTATCATATGATTGTCCAGTGTTAATCTGACCAAGTCTAATCCTGCTCATACTTGCCAGATGTTTTGGAATGTCCATTCAGTGAATTACTTTATGTTAAAGAGAACCAAAACTTCAAGCTATAAATTCAAACTTTTGAAAATCTAAATTACCTTAAAGAAAATCCATTACCTCTATCAAATATTTGACAAAAGTGATAATTTTTAGAGTAAAATTTTTCAGGAATTTTTCAGGAGTCTTCCCCACAAAATTGAGGGGACTGGATATTAATCATACCCAGTCAGTACTGGATATTACTAAGTTTACAGCTGTTTAAACTGTTCATACCCAGTCAGTATTTCGGGTAGGACTATACCGTTCTTAGAAATGATGGGtatattaaaacagttttaaagCTCCCAAACATTTATGATAAGCAGGACGCATTTCAACCTTCGACTTTTCAAAATAGTGATCCAGTTGTTTAGTTGTATTTACATTATCGTACAAATTAATGTGCTGAATcaatttataatataaatgttaataaAGTTTGAACTCATTAATGATAATATGGACTTGTTAGTAtcttaatatatgtatatataaactcttCTTATTTTAACCAGTCTGTCCTGACTTGCCAAACATTAATTACTTACAGCATGAAATTTACTTAATTGGGCCGCAATAAATCTTAATAAATTAGGTATAAGTAAgttatacataattatagattaaatttatgaataaagtttaaaattgttagaaatatgaaatattaggAATGATATTTGAAGATATCATGTTAGATATATCAGGTGCTTAGTGTGTGAGAtatataattgatgtttttctCCTTGAGGTACACCGCTGTAACCGGGGGCCGCTGTAACCTCTGTAACCCGCTGTAACCCTTAATAAGAATGGAGAAGAGCTAATTACCTGTTAATTATAATCAATACCTTAGAGAGTGTCCATAGATACAtccaaacaagagatcccagagggatcttggcgcccaccattgaatgatctttataggttgtatgtcagattgatcttctctctatttttcccttccttttactaatctgtgcaaattgagatatccctccagtacttttcaaacaagggaatcctagctatataagaaatttgagatttaacgataatggctgtttgtttgccaggttgttttcaggacagactggtccaaaaatgcaatacaagggaccaaggggaacctacatatgaaatttgagaaagatcccttcagtactttgagaaatagagataacaaacttaaattgtcaaaatccaagatggcggtctgtctgccatattgttttccaattgatctcaaaatgcaataagcataatgaggcaccaaggggaacctccatatgaaatttgagaaagatcccttcagtactttctcagaaatagcgataacaa contains these protein-coding regions:
- the LOC117315682 gene encoding nuclear-pore anchor-like isoform X9, whose protein sequence is MMNYVGSISILDRGDAPAQAIIDKNARSLAQRVADETRDELEKVMTRVDNIYESYETSTQALMETQSTLEYVEDIAELEALIKDQIKKKKYQQQVTIFIVGYENVCGQKLRLLQQVNEFFMDNSKSYEEEDWYPKTPDIDLDDCSSKIEESLSTAKELTEKISTINADMVEWLTTYAINKASTKTLNMVDNKSKKKLESALSKAKDDVKAITEQLKSALLANEEKDDLIQTYLKQLEGKTLEAQKFKAAAEVAKKNVQGLEAKELVYQDEIEKRTSAMKKLQEDLRKIEMDASQSRFLSELNSNRLKNKDSETSEFEALQEVKIDELHTVIERHRLELQESKRELQVLHEDQIKALHDTHTADLESVRLEYADMIKKLQDDLREAELKVDDTEKLVADAADAADQARQELLALQLEGSTGESRPATEIESQPPDAEDDGISRDSSRQKKKLRFDRSKSRSRSRESRPSTKDTRSSKGAPAKVTVTRTTPAAKVVTKPVKPESKSPVKAVKETADASIQDEGGDPTSAHVETRQSKRARSTLETVKESDLSADFDDAFDLADENSWALVPMETVPGRFAQYRKMTVRKLSELEEQLGLTVAKTQRKVTTLKSQFQEHKSKWETERKVLIEQVEQAQKLQTEAEKEADVAMTQLEEFINEQERLEEEEEVKRQEVVKGVSKPVMVSIPTQHEDDESEVVTSSSPKTLTPVQPGAETGAPPPTFVQSEESEHELTNLMQQTDDAKAQEINARKSSGALSAPPAVEPEAEPRDKIKEAAEDIITDSDPAIVSHQPQTVEHSEQSENIESFDRAGVIDVSDKSENDEKFEIIENGDSSCNFEQVENSQKNSVAEDCNKPSNLEISESSENFEQSKLPSEMISGETSLENEQNSETQTIFDPEKQGDLQTPEVLKNSPIEKQSENSELTDMSFVFKEQDNISTDQSKMCSDDASQSQKSNDAQQDNLVKSMSPNQSEQPTNDRTTYQNEVDSDQSQAEKISQSDLKVPLSVSDCSAKVESKGSSATSRSEVIDSKFIKKVDITYPKDEHADDIDVKDNWDSYHGDGVEVNDDESSVQNIDTLSGHENENIESEASRLDTIRIGSKLQLYGSDFKNQRKVIRSEVKIPEVMTQHFDPSLYDREKLKVTGLPLMQDNFTEPSNNVLPSSRKPSKVKRSQKSNSDLSLTRRNVISPGLFPVGKGPVHVVMENAFPSQTNADIGKLNQAIYSDSRDHKMVEKPFSKTDQVENVRPVQRFRETIDEDSILTIHTGMQGTMGNFVTTPETQTQIVPKTEEEIRACSALSRASLRKEYRNKLGEVRAAVEDRRTKSPAISIPSQRSLEDDQLIDEDDDDDIPYNEIDDMKREQTMEMGTSPPPGQRGQSSSKLSQVGADHPVVSEYLRLYEGVVQFRNALSKLMVDRDMLQPSGILEDIDTKTFNSTGKVEPQIEGMTHNVYHVFEEILSVLSSILQADREPMVSSLTGGGMIMSRDTTQAVVGPKSAESGRGPTVTRASHHSQFSAKSDVSDRIALRELQEQYDRLQHQLTSDTRKHEEQIRHNTVVMMEMQDTINELQRELSNLGRSSSRLRPQSDTTSPHGTTDSAIMFTRLDSERNSKIMKRAVNDQKMNADKYKDALDKMEDYVGLPAQRFAHLVRKYVHHSRMKEIEENVKKSKSLNENVFEILDKMEALQNERAKTWADKMDQMGSERLRLANLLMETLDSIEQESGIFLIKPMYSYRGR